In Mucilaginibacter celer, one DNA window encodes the following:
- a CDS encoding lectin, protein MKKYFLLLFIIMAGCAKKDLQKMSSSDLVTSRRLNTGSTGGDVIGHAVVGYQGWFSCPGDGANEQIWWHWTGNNAAPSIGNMVKSWPDVREYTTLFTTGLPAMGNGQPTRLFSSYTDQTVDTHFRWMQENGIEVAALQRFHDYLDMRTAITAKVRTAAEAHNVKFYIMYDISGWTTFQNDIKTDWTDKIARFTSSPAYAVQNGKPVVCIWGLGFADRDQTPAAELDVVNWFRSKGCYVIGGVPHEWRDYIKPGDKNFEPVFKALDMISPWMVGAIGNNQQSDFYYTNYNQPDLVYCKANNIAYQPCVLPGDLSAKHRVHGDFMWHQFYNMTRLGAQGLYISMFDEYNEANQIAKTAEDDTMQPSGLGLLALNEDGVKCSADYYMRLTNDGTKMFKGLIPLTLLRPTEPVVGSGPMHLPPYNKPVKFIGYNNLWVGGNNGNGPMYCNVPHGDIWETFTVTDAGNGKVALQSMGKFVSSENGSGPMTCNRTAVGEWERFDYLINDDGSVSLRGNNGKYVTAEDGIKPMICDRTLIGPWERFAVN, encoded by the coding sequence ATGAAGAAGTATTTTTTACTGTTGTTTATTATTATGGCCGGTTGTGCCAAAAAAGATCTCCAAAAGATGAGTAGCAGCGATTTGGTCACAAGCAGGCGGCTGAATACCGGCAGTACCGGGGGCGACGTTATCGGTCATGCGGTGGTAGGTTACCAGGGATGGTTTAGCTGTCCCGGTGACGGGGCCAACGAACAGATCTGGTGGCATTGGACCGGCAATAACGCCGCGCCGAGTATCGGCAATATGGTTAAATCCTGGCCCGATGTGAGGGAATACACGACGTTATTTACGACAGGACTGCCTGCTATGGGCAACGGGCAGCCGACCAGGCTTTTTTCATCCTATACGGACCAGACGGTGGATACCCATTTCCGCTGGATGCAGGAAAACGGGATTGAAGTAGCGGCACTGCAACGGTTTCATGATTACCTCGATATGCGCACGGCGATCACGGCAAAAGTGAGAACTGCCGCCGAAGCCCATAACGTTAAATTTTATATCATGTATGACATCAGCGGCTGGACGACTTTTCAGAATGATATCAAAACTGACTGGACAGATAAAATCGCCCGCTTTACGTCATCTCCGGCTTATGCGGTACAGAACGGGAAGCCTGTGGTTTGTATATGGGGCCTTGGCTTTGCGGACAGAGATCAGACCCCCGCGGCTGAACTGGACGTGGTGAATTGGTTCCGGAGCAAAGGTTGCTATGTCATCGGCGGCGTGCCGCATGAATGGCGCGATTACATTAAACCGGGTGATAAGAATTTTGAACCGGTTTTCAAGGCATTGGATATGATCTCGCCCTGGATGGTCGGCGCGATAGGCAATAACCAGCAATCTGATTTTTACTATACGAATTATAACCAGCCGGACCTCGTTTACTGCAAAGCCAACAACATAGCCTACCAGCCCTGCGTACTCCCCGGCGACCTCTCGGCGAAGCACCGCGTTCACGGGGATTTCATGTGGCACCAGTTTTACAATATGACCCGGCTGGGCGCACAGGGGCTTTATATATCCATGTTCGATGAGTATAACGAGGCTAATCAGATCGCGAAGACCGCCGAGGATGATACCATGCAGCCCTCCGGACTTGGCCTTCTGGCGCTAAATGAAGACGGCGTAAAATGTTCTGCCGATTATTATATGAGGCTGACGAACGACGGTACTAAAATGTTCAAGGGGCTTATTCCGCTGACATTGCTCAGGCCCACCGAACCGGTTGTCGGGAGCGGACCGATGCATTTGCCCCCTTACAATAAGCCCGTTAAATTTATCGGCTACAACAATTTATGGGTCGGCGGCAACAATGGTAACGGGCCAATGTACTGTAACGTACCCCATGGGGATATCTGGGAGACATTCACTGTAACCGATGCCGGGAACGGGAAAGTCGCCCTGCAGAGCATGGGTAAGTTCGTGTCTTCCGAAAATGGCAGCGGGCCAATGACCTGTAACCGGACTGCCGTCGGGGAGTGGGAACGCTTTGATTATCTGATCAATGATGACGGGTCTGTTTCCCTCCGTGGTAATAACGGAAAATATGTGACCGCCGAGGACGGTATCAAGCCGATGATCTGCGACCGGACGCTTATCGGGCCCTGGGAACGGTTTGCCGTCAATTGA
- a CDS encoding Crp/Fnr family transcriptional regulator: MTESDHLQQALSAIAGLDREAFELSRPLWKLKTYKKGEFYNEYQNVCRHLGFVISGVFRIYRADEKTGEEKNMLFYSNGQFVASFKSFLNQAACDYYTSAVSDSLILYIHIDNLNQLYQQSHSWERFGRMIAEQAYNQVMNNTEGFLFKTPEERYLEMLKLHPDIFNAVPLYHIASYLGIQAPSLSRIRKRMVGR, translated from the coding sequence ATGACCGAATCAGACCATTTACAACAAGCTTTATCTGCTATCGCCGGACTTGACCGCGAGGCATTTGAATTATCCCGTCCTCTATGGAAACTAAAGACCTATAAAAAAGGGGAATTCTACAATGAATACCAGAATGTATGCAGGCATCTCGGTTTTGTAATAAGCGGTGTGTTCAGGATCTACCGTGCGGACGAAAAAACAGGGGAAGAGAAAAATATGCTCTTTTATTCCAATGGCCAGTTCGTCGCATCCTTTAAAAGCTTTCTTAACCAGGCCGCCTGTGATTACTATACCTCCGCGGTGAGCGACTCGCTCATCCTTTATATCCATATCGACAACCTGAACCAGCTTTACCAGCAATCACACAGCTGGGAACGCTTCGGAAGAATGATCGCTGAACAGGCTTACAACCAGGTCATGAACAATACCGAAGGATTTCTGTTCAAAACCCCGGAAGAGCGGTATCTGGAAATGCTGAAACTGCACCCGGATATTTTCAATGCGGTGCCGCTGTACCACATCGCATCCTACCTGGGTATCCAGGCGCCTTCCCTGAGCCGTATCAGGAAACGGATGGTAGGCCGGTAA
- a CDS encoding alpha/beta fold hydrolase — MKTFILTLAIALMGITTFAQNKNKTGIKKQQTIVIVPGAWTDPSAWAYVIPSLKAKGFDVIAVTLPGHGSDTTSFAHINLQSYVDAVKNAIGDKTNIVLVGHSMAGIVISQVAEDIPAQIKKLVYVAAYLPADGESLLALAQTDADAHVGKYLQIDQATGSANIAKEDIVDAFVADSPKPVQEQVVAGFKADPLAPLAGTVKLTAANFGSITKTYIHTLNDHTVSYKLQLAMVAKAHVKKEYELPSSHTPFLSMPDKLAAIIINEAK, encoded by the coding sequence ATGAAAACTTTCATCTTAACATTGGCCATAGCCCTGATGGGCATCACCACCTTCGCACAAAATAAAAACAAAACCGGCATTAAAAAGCAACAAACCATTGTGATTGTTCCGGGCGCATGGACCGACCCTTCCGCATGGGCTTACGTTATACCTTCTTTAAAAGCAAAAGGCTTTGATGTGATCGCCGTTACTTTGCCGGGACACGGATCAGATACCACTTCTTTTGCCCATATCAATTTGCAATCTTACGTGGACGCTGTAAAAAATGCGATCGGCGATAAAACGAATATCGTACTGGTAGGCCATAGCATGGCAGGCATTGTGATCAGCCAGGTAGCCGAGGACATCCCGGCACAGATCAAAAAACTGGTTTATGTGGCAGCCTACCTTCCTGCTGACGGCGAAAGCCTGCTTGCACTCGCCCAGACCGATGCCGACGCTCACGTAGGTAAATACCTGCAGATCGACCAGGCAACCGGTTCGGCCAATATCGCAAAAGAAGATATTGTAGACGCATTCGTTGCCGATTCACCAAAACCAGTTCAGGAACAGGTGGTTGCCGGTTTCAAAGCCGATCCACTTGCTCCGCTCGCAGGTACTGTTAAACTGACCGCGGCTAACTTCGGTTCAATTACAAAAACCTATATCCATACACTGAATGACCATACCGTAAGCTACAAATTACAGCTGGCCATGGTTGCCAAAGCCCATGTAAAAAAAGAATATGAACTGCCCAGCAGCCATACGCCATTCCTTTCCATGCCTGATAAACTCGCAGCGATCATTATCAATGAAGCCAAATAA
- a CDS encoding TetR/AcrR family transcriptional regulator: MASIWQSAFRIPMGKSEKTRKRYIEKAAVTFNTRGIGGTTVDEIIQAAEGSKGSLYSHFINKEALSYEVVDFLLDKYNQKLRAIFDSALPVTDRFYTLLRYNVNPLDFFIAGGSPMINFSTECDDGNEIVRLKVKAAFEQNIRLFCRLLQEGVDGGLLTPATPVEIFAYKVFCLIEGTGAFCRVTGDNAPMRNLIDDLQQEFDNYRIRS, from the coding sequence ATGGCATCAATATGGCAATCCGCGTTCAGAATACCCATGGGCAAATCAGAAAAAACCAGGAAAAGATATATTGAAAAAGCTGCTGTTACTTTTAATACCAGAGGTATCGGCGGCACCACGGTTGATGAGATCATTCAGGCTGCTGAAGGTTCCAAAGGATCGCTTTACAGCCATTTTATAAATAAGGAGGCCCTGTCTTACGAAGTGGTCGATTTCCTGCTGGATAAGTATAATCAAAAATTGCGGGCCATATTCGATTCGGCGCTCCCCGTGACGGACAGGTTCTATACTTTACTGCGATACAATGTCAATCCTTTGGATTTTTTTATCGCGGGAGGCAGTCCGATGATCAATTTCTCCACTGAATGCGATGACGGCAATGAAATTGTCCGGTTAAAGGTCAAGGCAGCTTTTGAACAAAACATCCGGCTGTTTTGCAGGCTGCTCCAGGAGGGGGTCGACGGGGGCCTGCTTACACCGGCAACGCCGGTGGAAATATTCGCTTACAAGGTTTTTTGCCTGATCGAAGGAACGGGCGCTTTTTGCAGGGTCACAGGTGACAACGCGCCGATGCGTAACCTGATCGACGACCTGCAACAGGAATTCGACAACTACCGGATCCGCTCATGA
- a CDS encoding tetratricopeptide repeat-containing sensor histidine kinase: MVRVWLISFIFIICSASAYPQNHAGENVARLRDEISRSKPDTDRIKLQYKIADYFIDKKGYFQIDRDSSIAVLNQALALSRALHSVSLENETLLRIGNCHLHVDDVEQGSRFYLMVIGYYQDTHNPDLEARTWERLGDALNRGPKTIDKKIENYQHARMVYERAHERLKAILVFKKIADMHMVQGNYDLAESELKTVVRQLRSVGFKNLHFTYDLLASLSKLKGNFHKELFYKTEVISSMEATGDYSYASYFYFNIAMTYFDLGLYAKSRVFFNKALAFSLKEKNYNRYFEALASVVKTLLAEGENTDALTFLTDKTQFMPPANDTQRQWMDTAFGNCYEKMGDITKAEFYYRDLIRLSDVDLKNQDFEDYLRNYNTVSNFYVGIGRYKDAGLYLDKLLGIPVTLIRPSAMRQIQLLQFKVDSASGKWVAAIRHYQLHKKINDSLYNATNKKLLEEVAIRNESERKDRNLELQSKNIQLLQKQSQLEQNQVDKAKAIKNVVLAGFVMVSVLLALVYNRYRLKQRSNLQMQEKQRIISEKNTALEKLLRDNEWLTREAHHRVKNNMQMIVSLLSSQSLYLKDGAAYDAVADSRHRIQTMSLIHQKLYRADNMSTVPMRGYINELIDYLKEFYKAKHAVGFIVRVDPIELDVVQAIPVGLLLNEAVTNAFKHAFPHQGQDKLTVSLEHIQADELLLIINDNGKGLPVGFDSDQTNSFGIKLMKGLAEELNGKLSISEDHGTTIAVSFKRIQLRNFAMEDNDDTESL, translated from the coding sequence ATGGTTAGGGTTTGGTTGATCTCGTTTATCTTTATTATATGTTCAGCTTCGGCTTATCCGCAAAATCATGCCGGTGAAAACGTCGCCCGTCTGCGCGACGAAATCAGTCGAAGTAAGCCGGACACTGACCGAATTAAGCTGCAATATAAAATTGCCGATTACTTCATCGATAAAAAGGGTTATTTCCAAATAGACAGAGATAGCTCTATTGCCGTCCTCAACCAGGCGCTTGCCCTGAGCAGGGCCCTTCATTCCGTTTCATTGGAAAATGAAACTTTGCTGCGGATCGGGAATTGTCACCTCCATGTCGACGATGTGGAGCAGGGTTCCCGGTTTTATCTCATGGTGATTGGGTATTATCAGGACACGCACAATCCGGATCTTGAGGCGCGGACCTGGGAAAGACTGGGTGATGCCTTAAACCGCGGACCTAAAACCATTGATAAAAAAATCGAGAACTACCAGCACGCCCGGATGGTCTATGAACGGGCGCATGAACGCTTGAAAGCGATTCTGGTTTTCAAAAAGATTGCAGACATGCATATGGTACAGGGCAATTACGACCTGGCCGAAAGTGAATTGAAAACCGTTGTCCGTCAGCTCAGATCCGTGGGCTTTAAAAACCTGCATTTTACTTATGACCTGCTCGCCTCTCTGAGTAAACTCAAAGGTAATTTTCATAAGGAACTTTTTTACAAAACCGAAGTGATCAGCAGCATGGAAGCTACGGGAGACTATTCTTATGCTTCTTATTTTTATTTCAATATTGCAATGACCTATTTTGACCTTGGCCTTTATGCCAAAAGTCGGGTTTTTTTTAATAAAGCGTTAGCATTCAGCCTGAAAGAAAAAAACTACAACAGGTATTTTGAAGCCCTGGCAAGCGTCGTTAAAACCCTGCTTGCAGAAGGAGAAAATACCGATGCACTGACATTTTTGACGGATAAGACCCAATTCATGCCGCCTGCAAACGATACCCAGCGACAGTGGATGGATACAGCTTTCGGAAATTGTTACGAAAAGATGGGGGATATAACCAAAGCAGAATTTTATTACCGGGACCTCATCCGGCTTTCGGATGTCGATCTTAAAAATCAGGATTTTGAAGATTATCTGCGAAATTATAATACCGTCAGTAATTTTTATGTAGGTATCGGCCGCTATAAAGACGCAGGTTTATACCTTGACAAATTGCTGGGGATACCGGTGACGCTGATCAGACCTTCCGCGATGCGGCAGATACAGCTGCTGCAGTTTAAAGTTGATTCCGCATCAGGAAAATGGGTGGCCGCTATCCGGCATTACCAGCTGCACAAAAAAATAAATGATTCACTTTACAATGCCACCAATAAAAAGCTTTTGGAAGAAGTGGCGATCAGGAATGAATCGGAGCGGAAAGACCGGAATCTCGAACTGCAATCCAAAAATATCCAGCTTTTACAAAAGCAAAGCCAGCTGGAACAAAATCAGGTGGACAAGGCGAAGGCAATCAAAAACGTTGTACTCGCCGGATTTGTAATGGTGTCAGTTTTGCTGGCCCTGGTTTATAACCGTTATCGGCTGAAGCAACGCAGTAACCTGCAGATGCAGGAAAAGCAGCGGATCATATCTGAAAAGAATACCGCCCTGGAGAAATTGCTCCGCGACAATGAGTGGCTGACGAGGGAGGCCCATCACCGGGTTAAGAATAATATGCAGATGATCGTGAGCCTTCTCTCCTCACAGTCCCTCTATTTAAAAGATGGAGCGGCCTACGATGCGGTGGCGGACAGCAGGCACCGTATCCAGACCATGTCGCTGATCCACCAGAAACTTTACCGCGCGGATAATATGTCAACGGTCCCCATGCGTGGCTATATCAATGAACTCATCGATTATCTGAAAGAGTTTTATAAAGCGAAACACGCCGTTGGTTTCATTGTACGTGTTGACCCTATTGAACTGGATGTCGTCCAGGCTATCCCGGTCGGGTTGCTTTTAAATGAAGCGGTCACCAATGCCTTCAAACATGCTTTTCCGCATCAGGGTCAGGATAAACTGACGGTCAGCCTGGAGCACATACAGGCCGATGAACTGTTGCTGATCATCAACGACAACGGCAAAGGCTTGCCTGTCGGGTTTGACAGTGATCAAACGAACTCATTCGGTATCAAGCTCATGAAAGGCCTGGCTGAAGAACTGAACGGAAAGTTGTCAATTTCCGAAGATCATGGTACCACCATAGCTGTCAGCTTTAAAAGAATTCAGCTCCGGAATTTCGCAATGGAGGATAATGATGACACCGAAAGTCTCTAA
- a CDS encoding DJ-1/PfpI family protein, with translation MKKVLLLLIEGFEFYEASVFIDVIGWNMMEGDQNTRLYTCGLSKEVNSAFGQKAVTDYLLSDIVIAEYAALAVPGGFGEYRFYEQAYDDAVTKLILAFHQEDKWIASVCAGAFPVAQSGILSGRSGTTYNLEPGMQDQLHQMGVQIRQEPIVTDSKIITSWNPSTAVEVAFQLLGHLTSPENAATVKALMGFTA, from the coding sequence ATGAAAAAAGTATTGTTGTTGCTTATCGAGGGCTTTGAATTTTATGAAGCAAGCGTCTTTATCGATGTGATCGGCTGGAACATGATGGAAGGCGATCAAAACACCAGGCTTTATACCTGCGGACTGTCAAAAGAGGTTAACAGCGCTTTCGGCCAGAAAGCTGTGACTGATTACCTGCTCAGTGACATCGTTATAGCGGAATACGCAGCGCTGGCCGTGCCGGGAGGTTTTGGCGAATACCGTTTTTACGAGCAGGCCTATGATGATGCCGTCACGAAACTGATCCTGGCATTTCACCAGGAAGATAAATGGATCGCCTCTGTCTGTGCAGGCGCTTTCCCGGTGGCACAATCAGGTATTTTATCCGGTCGGAGCGGTACCACCTATAACCTGGAACCCGGTATGCAGGATCAACTGCACCAGATGGGCGTACAGATCCGGCAGGAACCGATCGTAACCGACAGCAAGATCATAACATCCTGGAATCCTTCGACTGCCGTGGAGGTGGCATTTCAATTACTCGGACACCTTACCTCCCCAGAAAACGCGGCAACCGTAAAGGCCTTGATGGGCTTTACAGCATAA
- a CDS encoding peptidylprolyl isomerase: protein MNKLFLSLIASITLSAASYAQEDTTKAVKTGKTLDKIVAVVGNSPILLSDIELSYANFLVQGNQPDPAVKSRILQTLLTQKLLAQQAAIDSIDVKDDEVDANVDRRMREMMQRAGGQDKLEAFLGRTVIQYKDEIRPDLREQMVAQKMQQKITEKLNVTPQEVRNYFNAIPKDSLPSFNKEVEVGEIVFQPKLNKEEKGVYRAKAEDLRQRVKKGEDFATLARLYSQDPGSAPEGGDLGFADRTIFVKEFTATAFRLKAGELSPVFETDFGFHFLQVIERRGEQVHVRHILISPVITQASLDRARVKADSIYQLMTAHRKDLDFSAAASYYSDEKDTKYNGGMLLNSEDVQSRSTYIPTDKLDPKVALMVDTMKTGEIARPELFTGADGKKSYKILYLKSVINAHKASLDQDFAKLKEYALADKTNKTVSKWFDKRRKETFIKLAPEYQGFAVLQKWTNASGENPVRR from the coding sequence ATGAATAAACTATTTTTATCACTTATTGCTTCAATTACTTTATCAGCGGCGTCGTATGCGCAGGAAGATACAACGAAAGCAGTTAAAACGGGAAAAACACTTGACAAGATCGTGGCTGTCGTCGGGAACAGCCCCATTTTACTTTCTGACATCGAATTATCTTATGCAAATTTTCTGGTGCAGGGTAATCAGCCTGATCCCGCTGTTAAATCAAGGATATTACAGACGCTGCTTACACAGAAGCTGCTCGCCCAGCAGGCTGCGATCGACAGTATTGACGTCAAAGACGACGAGGTCGACGCGAACGTGGACCGCCGCATGCGTGAAATGATGCAGCGCGCCGGGGGGCAGGATAAACTGGAAGCTTTTTTAGGCCGTACGGTCATCCAGTATAAGGACGAGATCCGCCCGGACCTGAGAGAACAGATGGTGGCCCAGAAGATGCAGCAGAAAATCACCGAAAAGCTGAACGTGACGCCCCAGGAGGTGAGAAACTATTTTAATGCAATCCCCAAAGACAGCCTGCCGTCATTTAATAAAGAAGTCGAAGTCGGCGAGATCGTTTTCCAGCCCAAGCTGAATAAAGAAGAGAAGGGTGTCTACAGGGCAAAAGCGGAAGACCTGAGACAACGCGTTAAAAAAGGGGAGGATTTCGCAACCCTAGCCAGGCTATACTCCCAGGATCCGGGATCTGCTCCTGAAGGCGGTGACCTGGGGTTTGCCGACCGTACCATCTTTGTGAAGGAGTTTACAGCTACGGCATTCAGACTGAAAGCGGGTGAGTTATCCCCCGTGTTTGAAACAGACTTCGGGTTTCATTTCTTACAGGTGATAGAAAGACGGGGAGAGCAGGTGCATGTGCGGCATATATTGATCTCTCCGGTGATCACCCAAGCCAGCCTGGACCGGGCAAGGGTTAAAGCGGACAGCATTTATCAACTGATGACGGCCCATAGAAAGGACCTCGATTTTTCAGCAGCGGCAAGCTATTATTCTGATGAAAAGGATACGAAGTATAATGGCGGAATGTTGTTGAATTCTGAAGATGTCCAGTCACGCTCCACCTACATACCAACCGACAAGCTGGATCCGAAGGTCGCGTTGATGGTGGATACCATGAAAACCGGGGAAATCGCGAGGCCTGAACTATTCACAGGGGCGGACGGGAAAAAAAGCTACAAGATACTTTACCTGAAATCGGTGATCAATGCCCACAAGGCCAGCCTGGATCAGGATTTTGCCAAACTAAAGGAATATGCCCTTGCCGACAAAACGAATAAAACGGTCAGTAAGTGGTTTGATAAAAGACGGAAAGAAACATTTATAAAACTGGCTCCGGAATACCAGGGATTCGCGGTTCTTCAAAAATGGACGAACGCCTCCGGGGAGAACCCGGTGCGCAGGTGA
- a CDS encoding aldehyde dehydrogenase family protein — MNQFQELFDKQKAYFNTDITKSYEWRIEQLDRLERLLIEKQDDIREALGKDFKTASNEQAFEIMAPLGTIAFTRSQLKEWMKPVPAPMPKALAKTGHTAVTYREPFGVSLVIGPFNGPVILLLLPAIAALSAGNTVILKTSEAVPASAEVFARCVAEYFEPEAVTMVRGDKEVVTQLLALPFDFIFFTGSVKVGKIVMRAAAENLTPVLLELGGQNPGIVDETANVKDAAKKLAWGATAWGGQWCTSPGYAYVHESVAGEFVEEARKALLDMFGPDPKNNPDYDRIISPKEVKRLAALIDQDKVIAGGDFDDEAKYLAPTILYPVMWSDPIMDDEIFGPILPVIIYSDLKEVVKNIKSKAKPLAAFIFSRNQTNIDFILNSVSFGGGAINQSNVNLYVESMPYGGVGNSGLGNYYGKYGYEALTHPKSILVSPADVAIDHLFPPFTKETAEAQQLWFEY, encoded by the coding sequence ATGAATCAGTTTCAAGAATTATTTGACAAACAAAAAGCCTATTTCAACACGGACATTACTAAAAGCTATGAATGGCGTATTGAACAGCTGGACCGGCTGGAACGCCTGTTGATAGAAAAACAAGATGACATCAGGGAGGCCCTGGGAAAAGACTTTAAGACAGCCTCGAATGAACAGGCCTTTGAGATCATGGCTCCTTTAGGTACCATTGCCTTTACCAGGTCGCAACTAAAGGAATGGATGAAACCGGTACCTGCCCCTATGCCGAAAGCGCTGGCAAAAACAGGTCATACTGCAGTAACGTACCGGGAGCCTTTTGGCGTTTCTCTTGTTATCGGGCCATTTAACGGCCCTGTTATTTTATTATTGCTGCCTGCGATAGCGGCCCTTTCCGCCGGCAACACGGTTATTTTAAAGACAAGTGAAGCCGTACCAGCTTCCGCCGAGGTTTTCGCAAGATGTGTTGCTGAATATTTTGAACCCGAGGCCGTAACGATGGTCAGGGGCGATAAAGAGGTGGTAACGCAATTACTGGCACTACCTTTCGATTTTATTTTTTTTACGGGCAGCGTAAAAGTTGGCAAAATAGTCATGCGGGCCGCTGCTGAAAATTTAACACCGGTATTGCTGGAACTTGGGGGACAAAATCCAGGTATCGTTGATGAAACCGCTAACGTTAAGGACGCAGCGAAAAAACTCGCCTGGGGAGCTACCGCCTGGGGTGGACAGTGGTGCACATCTCCGGGATATGCCTATGTACACGAATCCGTAGCCGGAGAATTTGTTGAGGAAGCGAGAAAAGCGCTGCTGGATATGTTTGGTCCCGACCCCAAGAACAACCCCGACTATGACCGGATCATCAGCCCTAAAGAAGTTAAAAGGCTCGCGGCGCTGATCGATCAGGATAAGGTTATTGCGGGAGGCGATTTCGACGACGAAGCAAAATATCTCGCGCCCACCATCCTTTATCCGGTAATGTGGTCTGACCCGATTATGGACGATGAAATTTTCGGCCCGATATTACCGGTCATCATCTATTCAGATCTTAAGGAAGTAGTAAAGAACATCAAAAGTAAAGCGAAACCTCTGGCCGCTTTCATTTTCAGCCGCAACCAAACCAATATCGACTTCATTTTGAACTCCGTGTCTTTCGGCGGAGGCGCCATCAATCAGAGCAATGTGAATTTATATGTAGAATCTATGCCTTACGGCGGGGTCGGTAATTCCGGTCTCGGTAATTACTATGGCAAATACGGTTATGAAGCGCTGACACATCCGAAATCAATATTGGTTTCCCCTGCGGATGTGGCCATTGATCACCTGTTTCCACCGTTCACTAAAGAAACAGCTGAAGCCCAGCAATTGTGGTTTGAATATTAA
- a CDS encoding oxidoreductase: protein MKIQKVLFITGASSGFGLEIARAALENGDKVIATVRSKPEVLAALLNKNHNLLITIMDVTNEGQIREAVAEGLLAFGRIDVLINNAGFGIITAIEEATDAEVKQQYETNVFGLLNVIRAVLPHMRKNRSGHIINFSSLFGFDAIPGWALYGSTKFAVEGLSKGLAAELEPLGIKVTAVEPGLFRTSFLSPGSFSLSRNVIDDYESTVGPMRSAGDTLHGRQPGDPLKLARIVADLAHAGNPPVQLPIGKDSISMFRKSTEKTAAVIAEWESISGDTDVADGHHIL from the coding sequence ATGAAAATTCAAAAAGTACTGTTTATTACCGGAGCATCGAGTGGCTTCGGATTAGAGATCGCCAGAGCGGCCTTGGAAAACGGGGATAAAGTAATTGCAACGGTCAGGAGCAAGCCGGAAGTACTGGCGGCCTTACTCAATAAAAATCACAATCTCTTGATCACTATCATGGATGTGACCAATGAAGGGCAGATCCGGGAAGCTGTTGCCGAGGGCTTACTGGCATTCGGCAGGATCGATGTATTGATCAACAATGCTGGATTCGGGATCATTACAGCGATTGAGGAGGCAACAGATGCAGAAGTCAAACAACAATACGAAACCAATGTATTCGGATTGCTGAATGTTATCCGTGCGGTTCTTCCGCATATGCGGAAGAACCGGTCCGGACATATCATTAACTTTTCCTCACTTTTTGGGTTTGATGCTATTCCTGGCTGGGCGCTATACGGCTCCACTAAGTTTGCGGTAGAGGGCTTGTCGAAAGGACTTGCGGCAGAACTGGAACCATTGGGCATAAAAGTTACTGCGGTCGAACCCGGGCTTTTCCGTACTTCTTTCCTGAGTCCCGGTTCATTTAGCCTTTCCCGAAATGTGATCGACGACTACGAATCTACAGTGGGCCCTATGCGCAGCGCCGGAGATACTCTGCATGGCAGGCAACCGGGTGATCCTTTAAAACTTGCCCGTATAGTGGCAGACCTGGCACATGCCGGAAACCCTCCTGTTCAATTGCCTATAGGTAAGGATTCGATCAGTATGTTCCGCAAAAGCACTGAAAAAACCGCGGCGGTTATAGCCGAATGGGAAAGTATATCCGGTGATACCGACGTTGCAGATGGACATCATATTTTGTAA